From a single Diachasmimorpha longicaudata isolate KC_UGA_2023 chromosome 13, iyDiaLong2, whole genome shotgun sequence genomic region:
- the LOC135168704 gene encoding nuclear hormone receptor HR96, which yields MDDEHPARGANKICEVCGDRALGYNFNAISCESCKAFFRRNALKNKDFRCPFTENCKVTPVTRRFCQKCRLDKCLTVGMRKEYIMTEQDKELKRKKIEQNRAKKRPTSDPPKVRKMKREILDEASCDDTSVSVASVASSVSETYFWESDRKYTDLDGKGSSTTEGMSPVTAASVPSPSSPESRDIIGSKTLEMLKESPPTSSPQYASPEGAEKAYQVHDFSREVQITEEGSRGSESLQDSTSSPCSPQSSHIESSTSDATNSCEKSLRLPAKTAEILEKLQSPSFIFRLIRRPDLIMEIFQDEALLSKLASNPKITKFLGNERATTPEPSSQPLANNGVSEDLIRDMLETAPEVGHVNNPILADLIGECKEGDDDVDQATSSGQILLENDKDTNDVTKVMQDVGSTPITSNSIESILCEAIKLEFSAYSCLGNNQSNRELNDAERAKLNELIVANKALQAPLDDDITTLLGEECSLGGNSGESSGTLLNLINLTAVAIRRLIKMAKKINAFKNMCQEDQLALLKGGCTEMLILRSALTYDFEKDLWKIPHSQESMSMIKTDVLKQAKGNIYAEHARFVKDFDPKWRDENVILILSAIALFTPDRPRVVHSDVIKLEQNSYYYLLRRYLESIYPGCESKSMFLRLIRKISDLHRLNKEVVGVYLNVNPSSVEPLLIEIFDLKN from the exons ATGGATGATGAACACCCAGCAAGGGGTGCTAACAAGATCTGCGAGGTTTGCGGCGACCGGGCCCTTGGCTACAATTTCAACGCTATCTCCTGCGAAAGCTGCAAGGCATTCTTCAGGAGGAATGCCCTCAAGAATAAG GATTTTAGATGCCCCTTCACAGAGAACTGCAAAGTGACCCCAGTGACGCGTAGATTCTGTCAAAAATGTCGTCTGGACAAGTGTCTGACTGTTGGAATGAGAAAAGAGTACATAATGACTGAGCAGGACAAGGAACTGAAACGCAAGAAGATCGAGCAGAACAGAGCGAAGAAGCGTCCAACGTCAGACCCTCCAAAGGTCCGAAAAATGAAGCGTGAAATTCTCGATGAGGCCAGCTGCGACGATACGTCAGTATCAGTGGCATCAGTGGCCTCATCAGTCTCGGAGACTTACTTCTGGGAATCAGACAGAAAGTACACAGACCTGGATGGCAAGGGCTCATCTACCACCGAGGGTATGAGCCCAGTGACCGCAGCAAGTGTCCCGAGTCCCTCATCTCCAGAGAGCAGGGACATAATAGGTTCAAAGACGCTGGAGATGTTGAAGGAGTCGCCACCCACCTCGAGCCCGCAATACGCTTCCCCAGAAGGAGCTGAGAAGGCGTACCAAGTGCACGATTTCTCCCGGGAGGTGCAGATTACCGAAGAGGGGAGTCGTGGCTCAGAGAGCCTCCAGGACTCCACCTCGAGCCCCTGCAGTCCTCAGAGCAGTCACATAGAGAGCTCCACATCTGATGCGACGAATTCCTGTGAAAAATCTCTGAGACTGCCCGCCAAGACTGCAGAGATTCTCGAAAAACTTCAGAGCCCCAGTTTTATCTTTAGATTAATACGACGGCCTGACCTGATCATGGAGATTTTTCAGGATGAAGCCTTGCTGTCGAAGCTAGCGAGTAATCCCAAGATCACTAAATTTCTAGGGAACGAGCGAGCGACAACACCAGAACCCTCCAGTCAGCCCCTTGCTAACAATGGAGTATCTGAGGATCTGATCAGAGACATGTTGGAGACTGCTCCAGAGGTTGGCCACGTCAACAATCCCATTCTGGCTGATTTGATTGGAGAATGTAAAGAAGGGGACGATGACGTCGACCAGGCCACCTCTAGTGGACAGATACTTCTGGAAAACGATAAGGACACTAACGACGTGACCAAGGTCATGCAGGATGTGGGTAGCACTCCCATTACCAGTAATTCCATCGAGTCTATTCTATGTGAAGCTATCAAGCTAGAGTTCTCGGCTTACTCCTGCCTAGGGAACAATCAGAGTAATAGGGAGCTGAATGACGCCGAGAGGGCGAAGCTGAATGAACTAATTGTCGCTAATAAGGCACTTCAGGCACCGCTCGATGACGATATCACGACTTTGCTGGGAGAGGAGTGTTCACTTggg GGAAATTCGGGAGAATCCAGTGGAACTCTTCTCAACCTCATAAACTTGACAGCAGTGGCGATAAGGAGGCTGATCAAAATGGCCAAGAAGATAAATGCATTTAAAAATATGTGTCAGGAGGATCAGCTAGCGTTACTGAAGGGGGGATGCACGGAGATGCTGATTCTCAGGTCAGCCCTCACCTACGATTTTGAAAAGGATCTGTGGAAGATTCCGCATTCTCAGGAGAGCATGTCCATGATTAAAACCGATGTGCTGAAGCAGGCTAAGGGGAATATTTATGCGGAACACGCGAGATTCGTCAAAGACTTTGATCCAAAGTGGAGGGATGAGAATGTCATCCTGATTTTGAGTGCCATTGCTTTATTTACTCCGGATAGACCCCGGGTCGTTCACAGCGATGTTATCAAGTTGGAACAG AATTCTTATTATTACCTTCTGCGAAGATATTTGGAGAGCATTTACCCAGGTTGCGAGTCGAAATCCATGTTTCTGAGGCTAATCAGAAAGATATCGGATCTTCACCGGTTAAACAAGGAAGTCGTCGGGGTTTACCTAAACGTCAATCCCTCCAGTGTTGAGCCACTGCTGATCGAAAtatttgacttgaaaaattga
- the LOC135168715 gene encoding elongator complex protein 4 isoform X1 — protein sequence MATNTGQRKLKIPSIPGTKPSLKNAQLLVSTGIPSLDNIIGGGLPIGSILLIEEDTYGNYAKVMLKYFLAEGAVSSHSLFVASQDVKPDQLISEMPAVVTESPVAPPITSDERMQIAWRYQNMKIMDSSPKSGQTFGHFYDLTKKMDKNVIENIDTALWDGEDIAYEASGFMNNAYVDLLKTVQETLKKGEFYITASPEKRNILRVGLHSVGSRLWLCDTEELMHQDFLKFFYCLRALLRGAFAVAVITVPVQCFQGHDDIVQRMEHLADTAVSLESFAGSPKETNPVFRDYHGLLHIKKLSAINTLAAHCPESFDLAFKLRRKKFLIEILHLPPELGDSSQREQDDSIQATTCGQIGNKLLDF from the exons ATGGCGACAAACACTGGACAaagaaaactgaaaattccatCAATACCAGGAACTAAGCCTTCGCTTAAAAATGCCCAGTTACTCGTATCAACGGGGATTCCATCACTCGACAATATTATCg GGGGAGGTTTACCTATTGGTTCGATTCTTCTGATAG AGGAAGACACATACGGAAACTATGCCAAAGTCATGCTGAAATATTTCCTCGCGGAGGGAGCTGTATCGTCTCATTCCCTCTTCGTGGCATCCCAAGACGTAAAACCAGATCAACTGATATCGGAGATGCCTGCTGTTGTGACAGAGTCACCAGTAGCACCACCAATCACCTCAGACGAGAGAATGCAAATAGCCTGGCGATATCAGAACATGAAAATAATGGATTCATCACCCAAGAGTGGCCAAACGTTCGGCCATTTCTACGATCTTACCAagaaaatggataaaaatgTTATCGAGAATATTGACACAGCTCTCTGGGATGGGGAGGACATTGCGTACGAGGCAAGTGGATTCATGAATAATGCGTACGTTGATTTACTTAAGACTGTCCAGGAGACGCTGAAAAAGGGAGAATTCTACATCACTGCCAGCCCtgaaaagagaaatattttgagagTAGGTCTACATTCGGTGGGGTCAAGGCTCTGGCTGTGTGATACCGAAGAACTTATGCACCAGGattttcttaaatttttcTACTGCTTGAGGGCACTGTTGAGAGGGGCTTTTGCCGTTGCTGTTATTACTGTACCAGTACAGTGTTTTCAGGGCCAT GACGATATTGTGCAACGAATGGAGCATCTGGCGGACACTGCGGTATCCTTGGAATCGTTCGCGGGTTCACCGAAAGAGACGAATCCCGTTTTCAGAGACTACCACGGCCTCcttcatattaaaaaattatccgcTATAAACACTCTCGCCGCTCATTGTCCAGAGTCCTTTGATCTTGCCTTCAAGTtacgacgaaaaaaatttctcattgag ATTCTCCATTTACCACCAGAATTGGGTGACTCGAGTCAACGCGAACAAGATGACAGCATTCAAGCAACCACTTGCGGCCAAATTGGCAATAAATTACTGGATTtttga
- the LOC135168713 gene encoding N-acetyl-D-glucosamine kinase has translation MAEMKGPTAAQHMDEMRICGIEGGCTHSLLIVMDGNGKRLVEVPGPGTNHWGLGMEETTTRINSMIDKAKEALGIPLSQPMDCTGLCLSGCEEEETNQKLVEILSNNFPNASRDYVVGSDSLGSLKTGSDSGGIVLIAGTGSNAVLGNSDGSIHGCGGWGHMMGDEGGAFWIAHKAAKYVFDDLDGLQKAPHPISYVWPAMRSFFHVPNRKAMLPHLYNNFDKSKFAMFTKELATGCENNDPLCLLLFNSAGKMLAKHINAVAPKAHNDIKLGRGGLKIICVGSVWKSWDYMKKGFTQKIQEAKLVDELTLLELIAPSAIGACYLAADKIKCEGLVRAYNEHTNAFYHYKRENIPTGGVSTVDPCYEACVVSSS, from the exons ATGGCAGAAATGAAAGGCCCAACCGCAGCCCAACATATGGACGAGATGAGGATCTGTGGGATCGAGGG gGGATGTACGCACTCTTTGTTGATTGTAATGGACGGCAATGGCAAACGATTGGTGGAGGTGCCCGGACCTGGTACAAACCACTGG GGCCTGGGGATGGAGGAAACCACTACCAGAATCAACAGTATGATAGACAAAGCGAAAGAAGCCCTGGGGATACCGTTATCACAGCCAATGGACTGCACA GGCCTGTGCTTGAGTGGCTGCGAGGAGGAGGAGACAAATCAAAAGCTCGTGGAGATTCTgtcgaataattttccaaatgcCAGTAGAGATTACGTTGTGGGAAGTGACTCACTGGGAAGCCTGAAGACAGGATCGGACTCTGGGGGAATTGTATTGATTGCTGGTACTGGAAGCAATGCAGTCCTGGGTAATTCTGATGGGAGTATTCACGGTTGTGGGGGATGGGGTCACATGATGGGGGATGAGGGAGGAG caTTTTGGATTGCTCACAAAGCGGCGAAATACGTCTTTGACGACCTAGATGGTCTCCAGAAGGCTCCACATCCTATCAGCTATGTCTGGCCGGCAATGAGGAGCTTCTTCCATGTGCCAAACAGAAAGGCAATGCTCCCTCACCTGTATAATAATTTCGACAAGAGCAAGTTCGCCATGTTCACGAAGGAATTGGCCACTGGGTGTGAAAACAACGATCCTCTGTGTCTATTGCTATTCAACTCTGCTGGAAAAATGCTGGCCAAGCATATAAATGCAGTGGCACCAAAGGCACACAAC GATATAAAGCTGGGGAGAGGTGGCCTCAAAATCATCTGCGTCGGTTCCGTTTGGAAGTCCTGGGACTACATGAAGAAGGGCTTCACTCAGAAAATCCAAGAGGCCAAGCTCGTCGATGAACTCACCCTTCTGGAATTGATAGCACCCTCGGCGATTGGTGCCTGTTACCTTGCTGCTGATAAAATCAAGTGCGAGGGGCTGGTGAGGGCCTACAACGAACATACAAACGCGTTTTACCACTATAAACGTGAGAACATTCCCACGGGTGGAGTTTCGACGGTTGACCCTTGCTACGAGGCATGTGTTGTCTCTTCCTCATAG
- the LOC135168715 gene encoding elongator complex protein 4 isoform X2 — translation MLKYFLAEGAVSSHSLFVASQDVKPDQLISEMPAVVTESPVAPPITSDERMQIAWRYQNMKIMDSSPKSGQTFGHFYDLTKKMDKNVIENIDTALWDGEDIAYEASGFMNNAYVDLLKTVQETLKKGEFYITASPEKRNILRVGLHSVGSRLWLCDTEELMHQDFLKFFYCLRALLRGAFAVAVITVPVQCFQGHDDIVQRMEHLADTAVSLESFAGSPKETNPVFRDYHGLLHIKKLSAINTLAAHCPESFDLAFKLRRKKFLIEILHLPPELGDSSQREQDDSIQATTCGQIGNKLLDF, via the exons ATGCTGAAATATTTCCTCGCGGAGGGAGCTGTATCGTCTCATTCCCTCTTCGTGGCATCCCAAGACGTAAAACCAGATCAACTGATATCGGAGATGCCTGCTGTTGTGACAGAGTCACCAGTAGCACCACCAATCACCTCAGACGAGAGAATGCAAATAGCCTGGCGATATCAGAACATGAAAATAATGGATTCATCACCCAAGAGTGGCCAAACGTTCGGCCATTTCTACGATCTTACCAagaaaatggataaaaatgTTATCGAGAATATTGACACAGCTCTCTGGGATGGGGAGGACATTGCGTACGAGGCAAGTGGATTCATGAATAATGCGTACGTTGATTTACTTAAGACTGTCCAGGAGACGCTGAAAAAGGGAGAATTCTACATCACTGCCAGCCCtgaaaagagaaatattttgagagTAGGTCTACATTCGGTGGGGTCAAGGCTCTGGCTGTGTGATACCGAAGAACTTATGCACCAGGattttcttaaatttttcTACTGCTTGAGGGCACTGTTGAGAGGGGCTTTTGCCGTTGCTGTTATTACTGTACCAGTACAGTGTTTTCAGGGCCAT GACGATATTGTGCAACGAATGGAGCATCTGGCGGACACTGCGGTATCCTTGGAATCGTTCGCGGGTTCACCGAAAGAGACGAATCCCGTTTTCAGAGACTACCACGGCCTCcttcatattaaaaaattatccgcTATAAACACTCTCGCCGCTCATTGTCCAGAGTCCTTTGATCTTGCCTTCAAGTtacgacgaaaaaaatttctcattgag ATTCTCCATTTACCACCAGAATTGGGTGACTCGAGTCAACGCGAACAAGATGACAGCATTCAAGCAACCACTTGCGGCCAAATTGGCAATAAATTACTGGATTtttga
- the LOC135168728 gene encoding mediator of RNA polymerase II transcription subunit 7, which yields MASAESVQVSSLPLPPIQYINLYTDENVRRGRAPRPPPPVHDSYSMFGNVFNADDTIIRPLEAQGIKRLYPQHFDRRRELKKLNHSLLVNFLDLIDLLVQCPDSPRRAEKVEDLSLLFIHIHHLLNEFRPHQARETLRVMMELQRRQRIETALRFQKHLEKVQEILQHALQMLPDTAELDSKLAINTEAMECSDSLNSDSQNVDPCCPSDRIMCKLIDEMVSSNAAF from the exons ATGGCAAGTGCAGAGTCTGTGCAGGTGAGCTCCCTGCCATTGCCACCAATTCAGTACATAAATTTGTACACTGATGAGAATGTCAGGCGAGGCAGAGCGCCCAGACCACCTCCACCTGTTCACGATAGCTACTCGATGTTTGGGAATGTCTTCAACGCTGATGACACGATTATCAGGCCCCTAGAGGCACAAGGAATCAAGAGACTCTATCCTCAGCATTTTGATCGGCGTAGGGAGCTGAAGAAACTCAATCACTCACTTCTGGTCAACTTCCTGGACCTCATTGATTTGCTGGTGCAGTGTCCTGACAGTCCCAGACGTGCAGAAAAG gtGGAAGATCTCAGTCTTCTCTTTATCCACATTCATCACCTCCTGAACGAATTTCGTCCCCATCAAGCCAGAGAAACCCTACGAGTGATGATGGAACTTCAAAGACGCCAGAGGATTGAAACAGCCCTGAGGTTTCAGAAGCACCTGGAGAAGGTCCAAGAGATCCTCCAGCACGCCCTTCAGATGCTCCCCGATACAGCAGAACTAGACTCAAAATTGGCCATCAACACCGAGGCAATGGAGTGCTCAGACAGTCTGAACTCGGATAGTCAGAATGTTGACCCTTGCTGCCCCAGCGACCGAATAATGTGCAAACTGATAGACGAAATGGTCTCATCCAACGCAGCATTCTAA